The Streptomyces noursei ATCC 11455 sequence GTACCCCGGCCGCCCCGATGGCGACGTCGGTCAGGCCACTGCGCCACGGGCGCCCGAAGGTGTCGGTGATGACCACGCCGACGTCGACGCCGAGCGTCTCGCGCAGCCCGGCGCGCAGCGCGCGGGCCGAGGCGTCCGGGTCCTCGGGCAGCAACAGGATCGTGCCCGAGGGGGTGTTGGAGGCGTCCACGCCGGCCGCGGCCATCACCAGGCCCCGGTGGTCCTGCACGATCCGCAGGGTGCCGCGGCGGGCCACCACCCGCACCGTCTCGGTGTCGATGGCCGCCTCGCGGTCGGCCGCCTCGACGATCCGGCCCTCCGCCTTGCTGACGATCTTCGAGGTGACCAACACCACATCGCCGTCGGCCAGTTGGGGTGCCCCGTCGGCGGTCGCCGCGGCCGCGATCAGCTTGACGAGGTCGTCGCCGGTCCGCACCTCGGGGATGCCCGGCAGCGCCCACACCCGGTACCCGGGTGCCTCCGACCCGGTCATGCCCGCACCTCCTCGGCCAGCGCCAGCGCCTCGCGGGCCATCGCCGCGGTCGCGTCCACGTCCGTCATCATCAGCGGCACCGCCCGGCAGCGGATCCCCGCCGCCTCGACGTCGGCCACCGCGCCCGCGTCCACGTCGTCCACCAGCCAGCCGTCCAGCAGGCCCGCCCCGTAGTGCCGGGCCACCGCCGCCGCGGTGGACTCCACGCCGACCGCCTCCAGCACCTTGTCGGCCATCCCGCGTACCGGGGCGTCCCCGACGATCGGCGAGAGCCCGACCACCGGCGCCGCGGCCTCCGCGACGGCCTCCCGGATGCCCGGCACGGCCAGGATCGTGCCGACGCTGACGACCGGGTTGGACGGCGGGAAGAGGATCACGTCGGCCGCGGCGAGGGCCTCCAGCACGCCGGGCGCCGGCTTGGCCTGCTCGGCGCCGACCGGTACCACGGCCAGCGCCGGCACCGAGGCCCGCAGCCGCACCCAGTACTCCTGGAAGTGCACCGCCTTGCGCTCGCCGCTCTCGTCCTCGACGGCGACGTGCGTCTCGACCCGGTCGTCGGACATCGGCAGCAGCCGCACGCCGGGCTGCCAGCGGTCGCACAGCGCCTCGGTGACGGCGCTCAGGGGATAGCCGGCACCCAGCATCTGGGTCCGGACGATGTGGGTGGCGAAGTCCCGGTCGCCCAGCCCGAACCACTCCGGCCCGACGCCGTACGCGGCCAGTTCCTCCTTCACCCGGAACGTCTCGTCCGTCCGGCCCCAGCCCTGGTCCTCGTTGATGCCGCCGCCGAGCGTGTACATCACGGTGTCGAGGTCGGGACACACCTTCAGCCCGAACAGATGGATGTCGTCACCGGTGTTGCCGATGACGGTGATGTCCGCGTCCGGAGCCGCTGCCTTCAGTCCCCGCAGAAAGCGGGCGCCGCCGATACCGCCGGCCAGAACCACAATGCGCATGCCCCTCAGTCTGTCAGCCGCAGGCTGAATCCTTGAGGGGCGGTGGCCGGGCGGACGGGCGGGCTATCAGCCGCAGGCCGATCCCTGGGGGGCGGTGGCCCCGGCCGTGGGAGTCCCCCCGCTCGAACGGAGTGGGGAGTCGGCGACCAGCTGGGCCTGCGGGAGCATCGGCATCTCGGTCAGGCCGGGGAAGTACACGTGCAGGCTGATGGCCGGCGCCAGTGCGTCGTTGACGACCTCGTGGGCGTAGCCGGGGGCGAACACCCGCTGGGCGCCGGCGGCCAGGGTGCGCGGCCCGCCCGCGGCGTGTTCGGTCAACTCGCCTTCCAGGACGGTCAGTACGCCCGAGGAGGGGCCGTGGTCGTGCCGGCCGCTGCCCTGTCCGGGGACCCAGCTCAACAGCCACACCTCGTAGCCGGGCCCGGTGCACAGGCGGTGGTACCAGCGGGTGGTGGCGTCGTAGCGGACCAGCGGGGCCCAGGCGGCGCGGTCGGCGGCGATCGAGCGGGCCAGGCCGACGAAGCCGGCGACGGTGGTGGGGTGGGCGGGGACGGGCGGCAGCAGGTGGGGGATGGCGAGCGGGTCGCCGGCGATCTGGACGTCGCTGTTCATGCGGGTTCCTCGGCGGAAGTGCGGGTGGCGCGCGGGGGTCCCTCCCGGCGGTGGCCGGGAAAAGGGGTGCGGCACGGCGCGGGCCGTTCCTCGTGGGGGCGCGGCGCGGTGGTCGCGGTGGAGCGGAGCGCTGGTGGGGTGCGACGAGCGCGGGGGGCTGGAGCTCAGTGGCTGCGACAGCTGGAACAGCGACAGCGGGCCTGCACAGCGCAGAGCGACCCGTAGGAACGGGTCAGTCGGTGCGCGGAGGTCGCTGGCATGCGGTCAAGGAGACACGGGGCGGCGGTGCGCTGTCAAACGGGGAGCGATGTGGCGGGCGTCGTTCACCTCATCCGGTTACCCCGTCCGGAGAAAGGTTTGTGCAGCCCACGGCGGGGAGAAGCGGTCATCAGTCGCACCCGGGGCCGCCGTTGCGGTCCTGTGATCCGGCTGTGATCTTCCCCGCTCCGGTGCGTGCGGTGCAACGCGGAACCCATGAGTTGACGTCTCACCCACTGAGAACAGAGCCGCGGGTCAACGGCCCGAGGAAGTGTCCTGGTTTTGGATGATTTGAACACTTTCCGCATACGCTTGGTTCCGCAGAGTGAATAAGAGGCCCAATAGCAGATCTCGGCTTGACTGGCCCGGATCAGCACACTTGTAATTTCACTCGTGTCGTTCAGCCGGATTCGATCACGGCTTGATCACGGGGACGTAAAGACAGACGAGGGGCGCACATGACCGAGCTGTTCCAGGAATTGCTGGTCGAGGAGGCGGACGAGGAGCTCGGCTGGCAGGAGCGCGCACTGTGCGCCCAGACCGACCCCGAGTCCTTCTTCCCGGAGAAGGGTGGCTCCACCCGCGAGGCCAAGAAGGTCTGCCTCGCCTGCGAAGTCCGCTCCGAGTGCCTCGAATACGCCCTCGCCAACGACGAGCGCTTCGGTATTTGGGGCGGTCTGTCCGAACGCGAGCGGCGCCGACTCAAGAAGGCCGCTGTCTGACCGTGACCGGCCAGCCTCCCGCACCAGCCCCCCGCGGTGGCACCGAGCGCGCCGCCGCACCACCCCAACTCCCCATATCCCCCTATAGCGAACGCACCGCCTCCAGCGCACTGCCCGCCGGAGGCGGTCTGCTGTGTACGGAGCCGATCGGTGCCCCGGCGCGAACCATTAGTGTGGGGCCCCGTCCGAGACACGCCCGCACCGCCGGTACGGCGTGCGCGTGTCCCTCGTAGTCCGTCGCAGTGTTTCCGGGGGCGGGGGCCGTGAGCGACTTCGCCGCGAGCCCTCCAACTCCCGGGTCCGGAGGGCCCGTACCTCGATGTCCGTGCACAGCCAGTCGGCGGCCCAGGCCGCCTCGTATGAAGCCGCCACCCCGGAGTTCCCGCGGCATGTCGTCACGGCCGTGATCGTCTCGCACGACGGCGGCCGCTGGCTGCCCGACGCCCTCGCCGGACTGCTCGGCCAGGAGCGCCCGGTGCAGAACGTCATCGGCGCCGACACCGGCAGCGCGGACGACTCCGCCCAGCTGCTCGCCGAGGCGATCGGCGACGACCGGGTGCTCCACCTCGCCCGCCGCTCCGGATTCGGCACCGCCGTCGAGGAGGCGGTCCGCACCGCCCCCGTCCTCGGCCCCGACGACCTGGCCTATCTGCGCCGCCCCAGCGGCTGGGATCCGGTCAGCCGCACCTGGCACGACGAGGCGTACGACATGCCGGAACTCCCGCACGGGGAACCGGTCCAGTGGCTGTGGCTGCTGCACGACGACTGCGCGCCGGCCCCCGACGCCCTCGCCGAGCTGCTGCGGGTCGCCGACGCCAGCCCGTCCACCGCCGTCGTCGGCCCCAAGCTCCGCAGCTGGTACGACCGCCGTCAACTCCTCGAGGTCGGCGTCAGCATCGCCCGCAGCGGACGCCGCTGGACCGGCCTGGACCGCCGCGAACAGGACCAGGGCCAGCACGACCAGGTCCGCCCGGTGCTGTCCGTCTCCACCGCCGGCATGCTCATCCGCCGCGACGTCTACGAGCAGCTGGGCGGCTTCGACCGCCGGCTGCCGCTGATGCGCGACGACGTCGACCTGTGCTGGCGCGCCCAGGCCGCCGGCCACCAGGTCCTGGTCGCCCCCGACGCCGTCCTGCGGCACGCCGAGGCCGCCGCCCGCGAGCGCCGCCCCATCGACTGCGTCGGCCGCTCGGTCGCCCGCCCGTCGCCCGACCGCCACCCCTCATCGAAGCGCTTCGCGCTGCGTGGTTCGACTCCGCACCGCGTCGACAAGGCCGGCGCCGTCTACACCCTGCTCGCCAACACCCGCGGCGCGCTGGTCCCGTACACCCTGCTGCGGCTGCTGATCGGCACCCTGCTGCGGGTCGTCGCCTACCTCGTCGGCAAGGTACCCGGCCAGGCCCTGGACGAACTCGCCGGCCTCTTCGCCACCCTGCTCCGCCCCGGCAAGATCCTCGCCGCCCGCAAACGCCGGGGGAGGCCGACGACCGACGCGAGCGAACTGCGGGCACTGTTCCCGCCGCCCGGCGCCACCGTCCGGGCCACCGTCGAACAGGTCGCCGGCAACCTCGCCGGCCGCGCCGCCCCCGACGTCGCCTCCTCCGGCCGGCACGGCGCCGTGGAGTCCGGACCCGGCGGCGACGACGCCGACTACCTGGAGATCGAGCAGTTCGCGCGGCTCAAGCGGATCGCCCGCCGCCCCGCACCGGTGCTCTTCCTCGTCCTGCTGCTGGTCTCGCTGATCGCCTGCCGCGGGCTGCTCGGCAGCGGCTCGCTCGTCGGCGGCGCCCTGCTGCCCGCTCCCGACGGCCTCGGCGCCCTGTGGTCGTCGTACACCACCAGCTGGCACCCGGTCGGCGTCGGCGACACCGCCGCCGCACCGCCCTACCTCGCGGTGCTCGCCGCGCTCTCCACGGTCTTCCTCGGCAGCACCGGCTTCACCCTCACCCTGCTGCTGGTCTGCTCCGTCCCGCTGGCCGGCCTCACCGCCTACTTCGCCTCCCGCCCGCTGGTCGCCTCCCGGCTGCTGCGGGCCTGGGGCAGCATCGCCTACGCCTTCCTGCCCGCCGCCACCGGCGCGCTCGCCGGCGGTCGCCTGGGCACCGCCGTACTGGCCGTCCTGCTGCCGCTGATGGCCCGCGCCGCGGTCGCCGCCGGCGGACTGCGGTTGGCGCCCGGCACCCGGCCCAGCTGGCGCGCCGCCTGGGCGTACGCGCTGCTGGTCACCGTCACCACCGCCTTCACCCCGATCGTCTGGCCGATCGCGGTGCTGCTCGGCGTGGCACTGCTCGTGCTGCGCCTCCTCGGCTCCGCATCCGGAGACCCGGCGACGGGCGGCGGAGCGAAGCGGGGCGGCAGCGGTGGGCTGGTCGTGGCGTACCTGCTGCGCTTCCTGGCCGTGGCGCTCGCCCCGCTGGTGGTGCTGGCGCCCTGGTCGCTGTCGCTGCTCGGCCACCCGTCGCGGTTCTTCCGCGAGGCCGGCCTGGACTACGGCACCGGCTCGGCCTCCGTCCTCGACCTCGTCGGGCTCAGCCCGGGCGGCCCCAAGGCCGTCGGCGGGCTGCTGCTCCTCGGCATCGTCCTGGCCGCCCTCGGCGCGACCCTGCGCGACACCCGGCAGACCGCCATCCGCGCCGCCTGGGTGGTGGCCCTGGTCGGGCTGCTGTGCGCGGCGCTCGGCAACGGCTCCGGCTGGACCGGCCCGGCGATGCTCGTCTACGGCCTGGCGCTGCTGTGCGCGGCCGCGCTCGGCGCCGAGGGCATCCGCACCCGGATGACCGCGCTCGGCTTCGGCTGGAAGCAGCCGGCCGCCGTGCTGATCGCGCTGGCCGCCCTGATCGCCCCCCTGTACGCCGCGGTCAGCTGGATGATCACCGGCGCGGCCGGCCCGGTCCAGCGGCGCGACGCCACCCAGGTCCCGGCGTTCGTCGCCGAGGAGGCCACCACCACCGACCGGGCCCGCACGCTCGTCCTGGACGGCACCCCCGGCCACGTCACCTACTCCCTCGTCCGCGGTTCCGGGGCCCAGCTCGGGGACGCCGACCTGGCCGCCGAGGCCGGTCCGGACAGCCGCCTGGACGACGTCGTCGCCCACCTCGTCGCCGGCTCCGGCGCCGACCAGACCGACCGGCTCGGCGGCTACGCGGTCCGCTACGTCCTGGTCCGCAAGGGCGCCCCGCGCGAGATGGGCCGCGTCCTGGACGCCACCCCGGGCCTGACCCGGCTCAGCCAGGAGGACGGCAGCGCCCTGTGGCGCGTCGACCAGCGGGTCTCCCGGATCACGATCGTGCCCGCCCAGACCAAGGAGGGCACCGGCACCGGCGACGCCGCGGCGCCCGTCCCGGTGGCGGCCGGCCCGGTCGAGGCACACGGCGCCAAGGTGCCCGCCGGCACCGCCGGCCGGATCCTGCGGCTCGCCGACGCCGCCGACGACGGCTGGCACGCCACCCTCGACGGCACCCCGCTCAAGCCCGTCACCGTCGACGGCTGGGCCCAGGGCTTCCAGCTCCCGTCCGACGGCGGCCGGCTCGACCTCACCCACGACAACCCCATGGGCCACACCGTCTGGCTGTGGGCGCAGGGCCTGCTCGCCCTCGTGCTGGTCGTGATGGCGCTGCCCGGCCGCCGCCGGGAGATCGACGACGACCTGCCCGACGAGGCCGCCGCCGTCGCGGCCTCAGCCGCGCAGTCCGCGGGCGAGGGCCGCCGGGCCCGCCGGCTGCGCGCCCAGGCCGAGGCCGCCGCCCCGGCCGGCGACGGCGCCGCCGTCCCGGACGCCCGCACCGTCGAGGAGCCGCCGTCCGACGCCCCGGCCCCGGACCCCGTCCCGGTCGCCGACCCGTATGCCGCGGTCCCCGCACAGCCCTCCTACGAGGACTGGCAGGCCGCTCCGGAACCGGCCGCCGCGCACGACCCGGCGCCAGCCGACCAGCAGCCCTACCCGCAGGCCGCCGACCCGTACCAGGCCGGCCAGTACGGCGACCAGCAGCCCTACCAGCCGGTCGACCCCTACCAGGACGGCGGCTACCCGCCGGGCACCTACGCGCCGGGCACCTACGCGCCCGACACCTATGCGCCCGAGGGCTACCCGACCGACCCCTACCAGGCGGGCGCCTACGACCCGTACGGCTACGGCGGACAGCAGCAGCCCTACCCCGACGCCGGGGCGGACCAGCACCCGCAGCACCCGCAGCCCTACGACGGCACGACGTACCCCGGCGCCTTCCCCGAGCCGCGCCGTGACGGGAGCGAGCAGCAGTGAAGCGCACCATCTTGTCCCTGAGCGCCGTGACCGCCGCGTTGGCCGCGGTCACCGGTGTCGCCGCGGTCGCCGCCCCCGGCGACACCGGCCCGACGGCCCCCGCGAGCGCCACCCGGCTGCCGGTCCAGCGGTCCACCCTGGTGTGCCCGGCGCCCAGTTCGTCGGAGGTCGCCGAGACCACCTACACCGCCTTCGCGCCCCCGGGCGCCTCGGCCGGCGCGGACACCAAGAAGGGCACCGCCCAGCTCCTGCCCACCGGCACCGTCGCCGACAGCCACGGCAACCCCGCCGGCAAGGGCGGCAAGGACGCCAAGGGGGGCAAGGACGGCAAGGGCGCCAAGGACAAGGGCGGCGCGGACAGCGGCGGAACGCAGACCGTCCCGCCGCCCGATACCAAGCCCGTGGTGCCCCTCCAGCAGGCCGGGAAGCCGGTCCTCGGGACCACCGACAGCGCCGACGCGCCCGCCCTGACCGGCTCCGCCGACGGCGCGCTGGCCCCCGGCTGGACCGTCCAGCAGACCACCGCCATCGCCGCCGGCCTCGGCCGCGGTCTGCAGGGGCTGAGCTGCACCGCCCCCGACACCCAGTTCTGGTTCCCCGGCGTCAGCACCGCCACCGGCCGCACCGACTACGTCCACCTCACCAACCCCGACCCGGTGCCGGCCGTCGTGGACCTCGAAATGCGCGGCAAGGACGGCGCGTTGACGGACAGCGGCGGCGGCGAGGACATCACCGTGCCGCCGCACACCACCGTCCCGGTGCTGCTCTCCACCCTCACCACCAGCCCCGCCGACGGCGCCGCGCTGCACGTCAGCGTCCGCTCCGGCCGGATCGGCGCGGCCGTCCAGGCCGCCGACGCCAAGACCGGCGGCGACTGGCTGCCGCCGGCCGCCGACCCGTCCCCCGGCGCCGTCCTCCCGGGCATCCCGGCCGACGCCACCGACGTCCAGCTGGTCGCCGTCGCCCCCGGCGACGCCGACGCCGACCTCAAGGTGCAACTGGCCACCCCGACCGGCCTGATCACCCCGGCCGGACTCGACACCCTGCACGTCAAGAGCGGGATGACCGCCACCGTCGACCTCAAGGACATCACCAAGGGCGAGCCCGGCTCGCTGGTCCTCACGCCCGGCGACGGCGGCTCCACCGCCCCGATCGCCGCGGCCCTGCGGGTCGTCCGCGGCAAGGGCGACAACCAGGAGATGGCCTTCATCCCGGCGACCCGGCCGATCGAGGCCCGCGGCACCGTCGCCGACAACCGCGCCAAGGGCAGCACCCTCACCCTGGTCGCCCCCCAGAAGGGCAAGGACGCCAAGGTCAGGATCACCGCGTCGGCCGGCAGCGGCGGCGGCACCCCGGTCTCGAAGACGTACACGGTCAAGGGCGGCACCAGCCTCGCCGTCCAGCCGCCGCAGCCGTCCGGCCTCAAGGGTTCCTACGCGCTGACCGTCGAGCCCGAGCCCGGCAGCGGCCCGGTCCACGCCGCCCGGATCCTGGCGCTGCCGCAGGGCGGGGTGCCCGCCTTCACCGTCCAGCCGCTGCCCGACGACCGCGGCTCCGTGCTCGTGCCCACCGCCGGCCAGGACCTGTCCCTGCTGACCCGCTGACGCCCGCCGCGGGTGCCGCCGCCCGGCGACAGCCGCGCATGACCCGCGCTACCGGCTCACTCCTGGCCGTAGCGCGGGTCCACCGACTCCGGGGCGAGCCCCAGCAGCTCGGCGACCTGCTCGACGACGACCTCGTGGACCAGCAGCGCGCGCTCGTCGCGGTTCTTCGTCCGGATCTCCACCGGCCTGCGGTAGATCACGATCCGGTCGCGATATCCGCCGCCGGACGGCAGCACCCGGCCGAGCGGCACGCTCTCGTCCTCCGCGAGCGGATCCGGATCGCCGTCCGGCCCGAACCCCGGCACCTCCAGCACCAGGAAATCGACCTGCGTCAGCTGCGGCCAGCGCCGCTCCAGGCGGTCCCGGGAGTCGTAGACGAGATCCGTGAACGCGTCGGCGCGGCTCACCGACAGCGGTACCTGGGGAGGCGCGATCGGGCCGCGCATGCCACGGCCGTGGCGGTCGCGGCGGCGGGGCCGCGGCTCCGCGGGACGGGGAGGTACGGGGCTGTCCATCGGATCGAGCGTAGCCCTCCGGGCGCGCCCCGGTCGGCGTTGTGCGACAACTCGCCACTTGTCATCGGGTGACCGGACCGGCCCGGGTTCGGTTCGTTTGCGGCCCGGCATCCGATCGCCCCGCTCCCGCCCAGCGCCGCAGAATGACATGAATTGCCCCACCTGAGGATGGCATTCCGCTCCCGGCGCGGCGCCGCCGACCCCGCCCCCGAGCGGTCCCGGCCGACGGGTGCAGGTCAGACGCATCGGACGAAGCGGGACGACACGGTTGGGTGAGCCGGGGGAGAGTCGTCGCGGCCCGCTCAAGAGTGCGGTACCGTCCAACGTCGTGAGCCCTGTACGTCGCTGTTCGCGCACTGCGTGCGGCCGCCCCGCCGTCGCAACGCTGACGTACGTCTATGCGGATTCGACCGCCGTGCTCGGACCGCTCGCCACCTACGCCGAGCCGCACTGCTACGACCTGTGCGCCCAGCACTCCGAGCGCCTGACCGCACCCCGCGGCTGGGAAGTCGTCCGCCTCGCCATCGACCCCGGTCCCGCCCGCCCCAGCGGCGACGACCTCGAAGCGCTGGCCAACGCCGTCCGCGAGGCGGCCCGCCCCCAGGAGCGCGCCGCCGGCGGCGCCGGCACCCCCGCGCCCAGCGGCCGCGACGGCCACCCCATGGAGGTCGCCCGCCGCGGCCACCTCCGGGTCCTGCGCTCGCCCGACTCCTGACCCGTCGCCACCCGGCCCGCTGCCGTTCACGGCTGGTTCACGGCCCCCCTACGGACCGTACGGGTAGGTTTGTGGCCCCGTAGCGACTCCAGGAGGGCTGGCTGTGACTGATCTGGCGCAGATCGTGAAGGCGTACGACGTGCGCGGCGTGGTCCCCGACCAATGGGACGAGACCCTGGCCGAACTCTTCGGCGCGGCCTTCGTCGAGGTCACCGGCGCCGACGCGATCGTCATCGGGCACGACATGCGGCCCTCCTCGCCCGGCCTGGCCGGCGCCTTCGGCCGCGGCGCCGCCGCCCGCGGCGCCGACGTCACCGAGATCGGCCTCTGCTCCACCGACGAGCTCTACTACGCCAGCGGCGCCCTGGACCTGCCCGGCGCGATGTTCACCGCCTCGCACAACCCGGCCCAGTACAACGGCATCAAGATGTGCCGGGCCGGCGCCGCCCCCGTGGGCCAGGACACCGGGCTCGCCGACATCCGCGCCCTGGTCGAGCGCTGGACCGCCGACGGCACCCCCGAACCGGCCGCCACCCCCGGCACCGTCACCCGACGCGACGTGCTCCACGACTACGCCGCCCACCTGCGCTCCCTCGTGGACCTCCGCACCATCCGCCCCCTGAAGGTCGTGGTGGACGCCGGCAACGGCATGGGCGGCCACACCGTCCCCACCGTCTTCGACGGCCTGCCGATCGACCTCGACGCGCTCTACTTCGAGCTCGACGGCTCCTTCCCCCACCACGAGGCCAACCCGCTCGACCCGAAGAACATCGTCGACCTCCAGGAAAGGGTCCGCGAGGTCGGCGCCGACCTCGGCCTGGCCTTCGACGGCGACGCCGACCGCTGCTTCGTCGTCGACGAGAACGGCGACCCGGTCTCCCCGTCCGCCATCACCGCCCTGGTCGCCGCCCGCGAACTGGCCAAGCACCCCGGCGGCACGGTCATCCACAACTGCATCACCTCCTGGTCCGTCCCGGAGGTCGTCAAGGAGCACGGCGGCGCCCCCGTCCGCACCCGCGTCGGCCACTCCTTCATCAAGGCCGAAATGGCCCACACCGGCGCCATCTTCGGCGGCGAGCACTCCGCCCACTACTACTTCCGCGACTTCTGGAACGCCGACACCGGCATGCTCGCCGCCCTGCACGTCCTCGCCGCCCTCGGCGAACAGGACCGCCCGCTCTCCCGGCTCGTCGACCAGTACGACCGCTACGCCGCCTCCGGCGAGATCAACAGCACCGTCGACGACCAGGCCGGCCGGCTCGCCGCCATCAAGGCCACCTACGAGGGCCGCGACGGCATCACCCTCGACGACCTCGACGGCCTGACCGTCACCGCCACCGACTGGTGGTTCAACGTCCGCCCCTCCAACACCGAGCCGCTGCTCCGCCTCAACGCCGAGGCCCGCGACCGGGCCACCGTCGAGCGGATCCGCGACGAGGTCCTCGCGATCATCCGCGGCTGATCGCCCGCAGGCCGGGGGAGGGCCGCCCACAGCGACCCTCCCACCTGCCGAAATCCCCTCCGGGCAGGCCCCGTCCCCCACACCGGCGGTACGCTGGCCACGCCGTAACCACGCCGAAGGAGCACCCCGATGCCGGTCGAAGCCAGCCTGATCCAGATCCTCGCCTGCCCGGCCTGCCACGCCTCGCTGGAGGACCGCACCACGGCGGACCCGGCCGAGCTGATCTGCACCTCCGCCGACTGCGGCCTGGCCTACCCGGTCCAGGACGGCATCCCGGTCCTCCTCGTCGACGAAGCCCGCCGCCCCGTCTGACCGGCCCACCGGGCCCGTCCCGGTACCGTCTGGCACCACCCCGCCCGTACCGGCGATCGGAGGCCGCGCCACCATGCTCGACGAGTCACTGCTCGACGCTCCCGAGGCGCTGGCCGGCGCCGACCGCTTCGGCCTGCTGCGCGGCGTCGCCGAATCCGGCGCCCGGGTCCGCACCGCCGCCCGCGGCGCCGCCGAATCCGGCATCCCCGAGCTGACCCCCGACGGGCGCCCGCGCGCCGTCCTCGTCGCCGGTCCCGGCCCGGCCGCGGCCGGCGTCGCCGACCTGCTGCGCGCCCTCAGCGGCGGCAGCTGCCCGGTCAGCCTCATCCAGCCCACCGGCGTCGCCCCCGTACCCGGCGCGCTCCGCTGGACCCTGCCCGGCTGGGCCGGCCCCCTCGACCTCCTCCTCGTCGCCGGCCCCGACGCCGCCGACCCCGGCCTCGCCGAACTCGTCGAACAGTCCTACCGCCGCGGCTGCGCGGTCGTCGCCGTCACCCCCGCCGGCGGCCCGCTCGCCGACGCCGTCGTCCAGGCCCGCGGCCTGCCCGTCCCCCTCGCCACCACCGCCTACGACACCGAATTCGACGTCGAGGGCGCCCCGCCCGCCGCCCCCGGCACCCTCTGGTCCGTCCTCATCCCGCTGCTGGTGCTCGCCGACCGGATCGGCCTGATCAACGCCCCCGCGGACGCCGTCGGCAAGCTCGCCGACCGCCTGGACCAGATCGCCGAACGCTGCGGACCGGCCATCCCCACCTACACCAACCCCGGCAAGACCCTCGCCGCCGACCTCGCCGACGCGCTCCCGCTGATCTGGACCGAGGGCCCGATCGCCGGCGCCGTCGGCCGCCACTTCGCCACCGAGCTCGCCGGACTGGCCGGCCGCCCCGGCCTCGCCGCCGAGCTCCCCGAGGCGCTCACCACCCATCGCCCGCTGCTCGCCGGCGCACTGGCCGCCGGCGCCG is a genomic window containing:
- the cofD gene encoding 2-phospho-L-lactate transferase; the protein is MRIVVLAGGIGGARFLRGLKAAAPDADITVIGNTGDDIHLFGLKVCPDLDTVMYTLGGGINEDQGWGRTDETFRVKEELAAYGVGPEWFGLGDRDFATHIVRTQMLGAGYPLSAVTEALCDRWQPGVRLLPMSDDRVETHVAVEDESGERKAVHFQEYWVRLRASVPALAVVPVGAEQAKPAPGVLEALAAADVILFPPSNPVVSVGTILAVPGIREAVAEAAAPVVGLSPIVGDAPVRGMADKVLEAVGVESTAAAVARHYGAGLLDGWLVDDVDAGAVADVEAAGIRCRAVPLMMTDVDATAAMAREALALAEEVRA
- a CDS encoding cysteine dioxygenase — its product is MNSDVQIAGDPLAIPHLLPPVPAHPTTVAGFVGLARSIAADRAAWAPLVRYDATTRWYHRLCTGPGYEVWLLSWVPGQGSGRHDHGPSSGVLTVLEGELTEHAAGGPRTLAAGAQRVFAPGYAHEVVNDALAPAISLHVYFPGLTEMPMLPQAQLVADSPLRSSGGTPTAGATAPQGSACG
- a CDS encoding WhiB family transcriptional regulator, which codes for MTELFQELLVEEADEELGWQERALCAQTDPESFFPEKGGSTREAKKVCLACEVRSECLEYALANDERFGIWGGLSERERRRLKKAAV
- a CDS encoding glycosyltransferase family 2 protein gives rise to the protein MSVHSQSAAQAASYEAATPEFPRHVVTAVIVSHDGGRWLPDALAGLLGQERPVQNVIGADTGSADDSAQLLAEAIGDDRVLHLARRSGFGTAVEEAVRTAPVLGPDDLAYLRRPSGWDPVSRTWHDEAYDMPELPHGEPVQWLWLLHDDCAPAPDALAELLRVADASPSTAVVGPKLRSWYDRRQLLEVGVSIARSGRRWTGLDRREQDQGQHDQVRPVLSVSTAGMLIRRDVYEQLGGFDRRLPLMRDDVDLCWRAQAAGHQVLVAPDAVLRHAEAAARERRPIDCVGRSVARPSPDRHPSSKRFALRGSTPHRVDKAGAVYTLLANTRGALVPYTLLRLLIGTLLRVVAYLVGKVPGQALDELAGLFATLLRPGKILAARKRRGRPTTDASELRALFPPPGATVRATVEQVAGNLAGRAAPDVASSGRHGAVESGPGGDDADYLEIEQFARLKRIARRPAPVLFLVLLLVSLIACRGLLGSGSLVGGALLPAPDGLGALWSSYTTSWHPVGVGDTAAAPPYLAVLAALSTVFLGSTGFTLTLLLVCSVPLAGLTAYFASRPLVASRLLRAWGSIAYAFLPAATGALAGGRLGTAVLAVLLPLMARAAVAAGGLRLAPGTRPSWRAAWAYALLVTVTTAFTPIVWPIAVLLGVALLVLRLLGSASGDPATGGGAKRGGSGGLVVAYLLRFLAVALAPLVVLAPWSLSLLGHPSRFFREAGLDYGTGSASVLDLVGLSPGGPKAVGGLLLLGIVLAALGATLRDTRQTAIRAAWVVALVGLLCAALGNGSGWTGPAMLVYGLALLCAAALGAEGIRTRMTALGFGWKQPAAVLIALAALIAPLYAAVSWMITGAAGPVQRRDATQVPAFVAEEATTTDRARTLVLDGTPGHVTYSLVRGSGAQLGDADLAAEAGPDSRLDDVVAHLVAGSGADQTDRLGGYAVRYVLVRKGAPREMGRVLDATPGLTRLSQEDGSALWRVDQRVSRITIVPAQTKEGTGTGDAAAPVPVAAGPVEAHGAKVPAGTAGRILRLADAADDGWHATLDGTPLKPVTVDGWAQGFQLPSDGGRLDLTHDNPMGHTVWLWAQGLLALVLVVMALPGRRREIDDDLPDEAAAVAASAAQSAGEGRRARRLRAQAEAAAPAGDGAAVPDARTVEEPPSDAPAPDPVPVADPYAAVPAQPSYEDWQAAPEPAAAHDPAPADQQPYPQAADPYQAGQYGDQQPYQPVDPYQDGGYPPGTYAPGTYAPDTYAPEGYPTDPYQAGAYDPYGYGGQQQPYPDAGADQHPQHPQPYDGTTYPGAFPEPRRDGSEQQ
- a CDS encoding DUF5719 family protein, producing the protein MKRTILSLSAVTAALAAVTGVAAVAAPGDTGPTAPASATRLPVQRSTLVCPAPSSSEVAETTYTAFAPPGASAGADTKKGTAQLLPTGTVADSHGNPAGKGGKDAKGGKDGKGAKDKGGADSGGTQTVPPPDTKPVVPLQQAGKPVLGTTDSADAPALTGSADGALAPGWTVQQTTAIAAGLGRGLQGLSCTAPDTQFWFPGVSTATGRTDYVHLTNPDPVPAVVDLEMRGKDGALTDSGGGEDITVPPHTTVPVLLSTLTTSPADGAALHVSVRSGRIGAAVQAADAKTGGDWLPPAADPSPGAVLPGIPADATDVQLVAVAPGDADADLKVQLATPTGLITPAGLDTLHVKSGMTATVDLKDITKGEPGSLVLTPGDGGSTAPIAAALRVVRGKGDNQEMAFIPATRPIEARGTVADNRAKGSTLTLVAPQKGKDAKVRITASAGSGGGTPVSKTYTVKGGTSLAVQPPQPSGLKGSYALTVEPEPGSGPVHAARILALPQGGVPAFTVQPLPDDRGSVLVPTAGQDLSLLTR
- a CDS encoding metallopeptidase family protein, coding for MDSPVPPRPAEPRPRRRDRHGRGMRGPIAPPQVPLSVSRADAFTDLVYDSRDRLERRWPQLTQVDFLVLEVPGFGPDGDPDPLAEDESVPLGRVLPSGGGYRDRIVIYRRPVEIRTKNRDERALLVHEVVVEQVAELLGLAPESVDPRYGQE
- a CDS encoding DUF3499 domain-containing protein, which encodes MGEPGESRRGPLKSAVPSNVVSPVRRCSRTACGRPAVATLTYVYADSTAVLGPLATYAEPHCYDLCAQHSERLTAPRGWEVVRLAIDPGPARPSGDDLEALANAVREAARPQERAAGGAGTPAPSGRDGHPMEVARRGHLRVLRSPDS